The following are encoded in a window of Staphylococcus piscifermentans genomic DNA:
- a CDS encoding nucleotide sugar dehydrogenase: MNKKDIKIAVIGLGYVGMPLAVAFAEQFDVIGFDIDSSKIDLYNNNIDPTGEVGSEGLKKTTMKFTANADDLKQANFYVITVPTPIKQDNTPNLAPIEGATELVGKYLSKGDVVVYESTVYPGVTEDICVPLLNKLSGLICEKDYKVGYSPERINPGDKKNTVKNITKIVSGIDEEALNIIADVYGTAIPAGVHRAPNIKVAESAKVVENSQRDINIAFMNELSQVFDLMGINTNDVIDAMNTKWNALGFYPGLVGGHCIGVDPYYFIYQAENVGFHSQIISAGRKINNYMAKFVSTNVIKELVKNHKINNAKVVVMGLTFKEDTPDFRNSKIIDVVNELQEYGIEPIIVDPYIESFNEDINAKTYKEFSEVGNDIDLLIYGVNHKQFKELSDETIIEKLSKDRPIIVDLKNRFKPYESEKLTYWAL, translated from the coding sequence ATGAATAAGAAAGATATAAAGATTGCTGTTATTGGATTAGGATATGTTGGTATGCCATTGGCAGTTGCATTTGCAGAGCAATTTGATGTGATCGGCTTCGACATAGACTCTTCTAAAATTGATTTGTATAACAATAATATTGATCCAACTGGAGAAGTTGGTAGTGAGGGCTTAAAGAAAACGACAATGAAATTCACAGCCAATGCCGATGATTTAAAACAAGCTAATTTCTATGTAATTACAGTCCCAACACCAATTAAACAAGATAATACACCTAATTTAGCTCCAATAGAAGGCGCAACAGAATTGGTAGGCAAATATTTATCTAAGGGAGATGTGGTGGTTTATGAATCCACTGTATATCCTGGGGTCACTGAAGATATATGTGTTCCTTTGTTAAATAAATTATCTGGATTAATTTGTGAAAAGGATTATAAAGTGGGTTATTCACCCGAAAGAATTAATCCAGGTGACAAAAAGAATACAGTTAAAAATATTACAAAAATTGTATCAGGTATTGATGAAGAAGCATTAAATATAATTGCTGATGTATATGGTACTGCTATTCCAGCAGGAGTACATCGTGCACCAAACATTAAAGTCGCAGAAAGTGCAAAAGTAGTGGAAAACAGTCAAAGAGATATTAATATTGCTTTTATGAACGAGTTATCACAAGTATTTGACCTAATGGGAATCAATACAAATGATGTGATTGATGCTATGAATACAAAATGGAATGCTTTAGGCTTCTATCCAGGATTAGTAGGAGGACATTGCATTGGAGTTGATCCATACTATTTTATTTATCAAGCTGAGAATGTTGGATTCCATTCACAAATTATTTCTGCAGGTAGAAAAATCAATAATTACATGGCAAAATTTGTGTCTACAAACGTTATAAAAGAACTAGTTAAGAATCATAAAATTAATAATGCAAAAGTTGTAGTGATGGGGTTAACCTTCAAAGAAGATACACCAGATTTTAGGAATTCTAAAATTATTGATGTTGTTAATGAGTTACAAGAATATGGAATTGAACCGATTATCGTTGATCCATATATTGAAAGTTTTAATGAAGATATTAACGCAAAAACTTATAAAGAATTTTCAGAAGTTGGAAATGACATTGATTTATTGATATACGGCGTTAATCATAAACAGTTTAAAGAATTAAGTGATGAAACTATAATTGAGAAATTAAGTAAAGATAGACCTATTATTGTTGACTTAAAAAATAGATTCAAACCTTACGAAAGTGAAAAATTAACTTATTGGGCACTCTAA
- a CDS encoding ATP-grasp domain-containing protein, translating to MKKVFILGGSALQVPLIKTAKNLGLYVIVIDLNPEAVGFKYADEKYVISTRDGESIAELAEEIGPEAIITAATDMPMRTIAEVGEKLGYNTLSYETSLKATDKFLMREALKVNKVAIPKYFLAESKKDFNEAIKAIDGPKIIKPVDSSGSRGIYLLNDESKRDEAFSHALRHSNNKKILIEEYMRGNEVSVETLTINGKTSVIAITDKLTTGAPHFIETGHHIPSLVSEEMQNEIKKITIQAIEAIGIKNGPSHTEIIVTPNGPKIVELGARLGGDFITSHLVKYGTSIDLIQLHILLSMGELTSLDEEVDYYGSAIRYFQVSPGIVKDITVPEYIVEDENLVELEFNYSIGDKVDEVKSSANRFGYIICKGETTESAINLCEKFMSEINISIEEV from the coding sequence TTGAAGAAAGTTTTTATTTTGGGAGGCAGTGCGCTACAAGTGCCATTGATAAAAACAGCTAAAAATTTAGGATTATATGTAATCGTAATTGATTTAAACCCAGAGGCTGTTGGTTTCAAATATGCTGATGAGAAATACGTAATCAGTACACGAGATGGTGAAAGTATAGCTGAATTGGCTGAAGAAATCGGACCCGAAGCGATTATAACTGCAGCAACAGATATGCCGATGAGAACCATAGCAGAAGTAGGCGAAAAGTTGGGATATAATACTTTGTCCTATGAAACATCTTTGAAGGCCACTGATAAGTTTTTAATGAGAGAAGCATTAAAAGTAAACAAAGTTGCAATACCTAAGTATTTTCTAGCTGAAAGTAAAAAAGATTTTAATGAGGCAATAAAAGCAATAGATGGACCGAAAATTATAAAACCAGTTGATTCTTCTGGGAGTAGAGGTATTTATTTATTAAATGATGAAAGTAAAAGAGATGAAGCTTTTAGCCATGCGTTAAGACATTCTAATAACAAGAAAATTTTAATTGAAGAATACATGCGTGGAAATGAAGTCAGCGTAGAAACGCTCACAATAAATGGTAAAACATCTGTGATCGCAATAACTGATAAGTTAACTACAGGGGCACCCCATTTTATTGAAACAGGTCACCATATACCGAGTTTAGTCAGTGAAGAAATGCAAAATGAGATTAAGAAAATTACTATCCAAGCTATTGAAGCGATTGGTATTAAAAATGGGCCATCACATACCGAAATTATAGTTACACCGAACGGTCCTAAAATTGTCGAGTTAGGAGCACGACTTGGTGGAGATTTCATTACAAGTCATCTAGTGAAGTATGGTACAAGTATAGATTTAATACAGTTACATATCTTGTTGAGCATGGGAGAGTTAACATCTTTAGATGAAGAAGTAGATTATTACGGTTCGGCAATTCGCTATTTTCAAGTTTCCCCAGGTATCGTAAAAGATATTACAGTTCCTGAATATATTGTAGAAGATGAAAATTTAGTTGAACTTGAATTTAATTATTCTATTGGTGATAAAGTTGATGAAGTTAAAAGTAGTGCTAATAGATTCGGTTATATTATATGTAAGGGTGAAACAACGGAATCTGCAATAAATTTATGTGAAAAGTTTATGAGTGAAATTAATATATCAATCGAAGAGGTATAA
- a CDS encoding GNAT family N-acetyltransferase, producing the protein MPTNQEVKLRGLTFKDEKLIFDWKSDEQLRELLGTTYPISELEHHKWFENKMLESKNKHFMILYNDEAVGMIGFNNVDFINRNAEIFIFIGDENYWGKGIGTQAIQELEKIAFKNMNLHMIYLHVFSFNKRATEMYKKIGFEIDGMLRESKYLNGKYYDNILMSKVSKDKEV; encoded by the coding sequence ATGCCAACGAATCAAGAAGTTAAACTCAGAGGATTGACTTTTAAAGATGAAAAACTAATATTTGACTGGAAAAGTGATGAACAACTTAGAGAATTGCTAGGCACAACTTACCCTATTTCTGAATTAGAACATCATAAGTGGTTTGAAAATAAAATGTTAGAAAGTAAAAATAAACATTTTATGATTCTATACAACGATGAAGCTGTTGGAATGATTGGCTTTAATAATGTTGATTTTATAAACCGTAATGCTGAAATTTTCATATTTATCGGCGACGAAAATTATTGGGGGAAAGGTATAGGGACACAAGCGATTCAGGAATTAGAAAAAATAGCATTTAAAAATATGAATTTGCATATGATTTATCTTCATGTTTTTTCTTTTAATAAAAGAGCAACAGAAATGTATAAAAAAATAGGGTTTGAAATTGATGGAATGTTAAGAGAAAGCAAATATTTAAACGGAAAATATTATGACAATATCTTAATGTCTAAAGTATCAAAAGATAAGGAGGTATAG
- a CDS encoding polysaccharide biosynthesis tyrosine autokinase, translating to MSKKKKINNEKMSPLIAYDNPRSVTSEKFRGIRTNIMFSTADTNVKTVVFTSEKPAAGKSTISANVAATYAQAGYKTLLIDGDMRKPTQQYFFSKSNIDGLSNLIIGKTYLAKAVNKTEIENLEVLTSGPIPPNPSELIGSHQMVDLLEELKELYDFIIIDTPPVNTVTDAQLYAKLAKYVVYIIDSKNNDRNSVKKGKELIEKTGAKILGVVLNKTVKEEGSSYYSYYGENENGEKEK from the coding sequence ATGAGTAAGAAAAAGAAAATAAACAATGAAAAAATGAGCCCTCTGATTGCATACGATAACCCTCGTTCAGTAACGAGTGAAAAATTCAGAGGAATTCGTACAAATATTATGTTTTCAACAGCAGATACAAATGTAAAAACTGTAGTATTCACATCAGAAAAACCTGCAGCAGGTAAATCAACAATTTCAGCTAATGTTGCTGCTACATATGCTCAAGCTGGATATAAAACTTTACTTATTGATGGGGACATGAGAAAACCAACACAACAATATTTTTTCAGTAAATCTAACATTGATGGTCTATCGAATCTCATTATTGGAAAAACCTATTTAGCAAAGGCAGTAAATAAAACTGAAATAGAGAATCTAGAGGTGCTTACTTCTGGTCCTATTCCACCAAACCCATCTGAATTAATCGGTTCTCATCAAATGGTTGATCTTCTTGAAGAATTAAAAGAATTGTACGATTTCATCATTATTGATACTCCACCTGTTAACACAGTTACAGATGCTCAGTTATATGCAAAATTAGCAAAGTATGTTGTTTATATTATTGATTCGAAAAATAATGATCGTAATAGCGTAAAAAAAGGTAAAGAATTAATTGAAAAAACCGGAGCTAAGATTTTAGGAGTAGTTTTGAATAAAACTGTAAAAGAAGAAGGATCAAGCTATTATTCATATTACGGAGAGAATGAAAATGGAGAGAAAGAAAAATGA
- a CDS encoding Wzz/FepE/Etk N-terminal domain-containing protein, whose translation MEKTIDLSKLIKILKKNLKWLIILPIIFLVISLIFTFTFVKPKYSASTQVLVNQKQMDNQVMAQQVQSNIQLVKTYSEIIKSPRILDKASKKLDGKYSSGDLSNMLTVTNQAESQIMDISIVSGSKKESKKIANTIAEVFSKDADKIMNIDNVSILSKAETVKQVSPKPLISSIVALLLGLLIALLIISLKEVFDKRIKTDEDVEEILNLPVLGSIPDLKK comes from the coding sequence ATGGAAAAAACAATTGACTTAAGTAAGTTAATAAAAATACTTAAGAAAAATTTGAAATGGTTGATTATCTTACCAATAATTTTTTTAGTGATTAGTTTGATTTTTACTTTTACTTTTGTAAAGCCTAAATATTCGGCTTCTACTCAAGTATTAGTAAATCAAAAACAAATGGATAACCAGGTAATGGCCCAACAAGTCCAATCAAATATACAACTTGTAAAAACTTATTCGGAAATTATTAAAAGCCCAAGAATTTTAGATAAAGCTTCAAAAAAATTAGATGGTAAATATTCAAGTGGAGATCTTTCTAACATGCTTACTGTAACAAATCAGGCAGAATCCCAAATAATGGACATTTCTATTGTAAGTGGAAGTAAGAAAGAGTCTAAAAAAATTGCAAATACTATTGCAGAAGTATTCAGTAAAGATGCTGATAAAATAATGAACATTGATAATGTTTCTATACTTTCGAAAGCAGAAACAGTAAAACAAGTTTCACCTAAACCTTTAATCAGTAGCATTGTAGCCTTATTATTAGGTTTATTAATAGCTTTATTAATTATATCTCTTAAAGAAGTGTTTGATAAGAGAATTAAAACAGATGAAGATGTTGAAGAGATTTTAAATTTACCAGTATTAGGTTCAATTCCTGATTTAAAAAAGTAA
- a CDS encoding sugar transferase — MYKNTLKRTFDLVISILVMPFFIIISLMVGLLIKREDKGPIFYTSKRLGKDKKTFNIYKFRSMKVNAPDIRNEDGSTFNAENDPRITNIGKLIRKTSIDELPQLLNVIKGDMSIVGPRPDTPEALKVYKGEESRKLEVRPGITGYNQAYFRNSIPQSQKFENDVIYVDNVSFLFDCKIILKTISSVVFRKNINNKVVKNANESRS, encoded by the coding sequence ATGTATAAAAATACTTTGAAAAGAACATTTGATTTAGTGATCAGCATATTAGTTATGCCTTTCTTCATAATTATATCATTAATGGTTGGATTGCTTATAAAAAGAGAAGATAAGGGACCAATCTTTTATACAAGCAAAAGACTTGGTAAAGATAAAAAGACATTTAATATTTATAAATTTCGTTCTATGAAAGTAAACGCTCCTGATATTAGAAATGAAGATGGTTCAACATTTAATGCAGAAAATGATCCTCGTATAACAAACATTGGTAAATTAATTAGAAAAACAAGCATAGATGAATTACCTCAATTATTAAATGTTATAAAAGGAGACATGAGTATTGTAGGTCCTAGACCAGATACTCCTGAAGCATTGAAAGTTTATAAAGGTGAAGAATCAAGAAAGTTAGAAGTTAGACCAGGTATAACTGGTTATAATCAAGCATATTTCAGAAATTCAATACCACAAAGTCAAAAGTTTGAAAATGATGTAATATATGTTGATAATGTCAGTTTCTTATTTGATTGTAAGATTATATTGAAAACAATTTCAAGTGTGGTATTCAGAAAAAATATTAATAACAAGGTGGTAAAGAATGCCAACGAATCAAGAAGTTAA
- a CDS encoding DegT/DnrJ/EryC1/StrS family aminotransferase, protein MKKREVPFSPPDIDSQEIEEVIEVLKSGWITTGPQTKKFEKEIADFIGTDMAVCLNSCTAALEMTLRILGIGEGDEVIVPSYTYTATAAAVQHTGAKVQMIDTALDSFEMDYDQISSKINQNTKAIIPVDVAGKPCDYDQIFKIVEKNKKLFKPSNNLQKQFNRMIVIADGAHSFGAEYKGRKVGQVADFTCFSFHAVKNLTTGEGGAVTWPSRKNINNEELYKQYMLFSLHGQSKDALSKSKIGQWEYDILEPLYKCNMTDIQAAIGRNQLKRYKSLLNRRREIISNYNKAFESNDEIAILKHQGKEFSSSGHLFLTRIKNIDSEQRNEIIEKMGERGISCNVHYKPLPMLTAYKNLGFEIEKFPNAYHQFKNEISLPLHTRLTDEDVTYVARNFVEIINQVVK, encoded by the coding sequence ATGAAAAAAAGAGAAGTACCATTTTCACCACCAGATATCGATTCACAAGAGATAGAAGAAGTTATAGAAGTATTAAAGTCAGGGTGGATTACTACAGGCCCGCAAACCAAAAAATTCGAAAAAGAAATTGCAGATTTCATTGGAACAGATATGGCAGTTTGTCTAAACTCATGTACCGCTGCTTTAGAAATGACATTAAGAATATTAGGGATTGGTGAAGGTGATGAAGTCATTGTTCCTTCGTATACTTATACTGCTACAGCAGCAGCAGTTCAACATACCGGAGCAAAAGTCCAGATGATAGATACAGCATTGGATTCATTTGAAATGGATTATGATCAAATATCTTCTAAAATAAATCAAAATACCAAAGCAATTATTCCAGTAGATGTTGCTGGAAAACCCTGTGATTATGATCAAATTTTTAAGATTGTTGAAAAAAATAAAAAATTATTTAAACCATCTAATAATTTACAAAAACAATTTAATAGGATGATTGTAATTGCAGATGGAGCTCACTCATTCGGAGCAGAATACAAAGGAAGAAAAGTTGGACAGGTAGCCGATTTTACTTGTTTTTCTTTTCATGCAGTAAAAAACTTAACAACAGGTGAAGGTGGAGCAGTCACTTGGCCTTCACGAAAGAATATAAATAATGAAGAGTTGTATAAACAATATATGTTGTTCAGTTTACACGGCCAGTCTAAAGACGCACTTTCAAAATCAAAAATTGGTCAATGGGAATACGATATCTTAGAACCATTATATAAATGCAATATGACAGATATTCAAGCAGCTATTGGTCGTAATCAGTTAAAACGGTATAAATCTCTTCTTAATAGAAGAAGAGAGATTATTAGTAATTACAATAAAGCTTTTGAGAGTAATGATGAAATTGCAATTTTGAAACATCAAGGTAAGGAATTTAGTTCCTCAGGCCATTTGTTTTTAACAAGAATCAAAAACATTGATTCTGAACAACGCAATGAAATAATTGAAAAAATGGGAGAACGTGGTATTTCTTGTAATGTTCATTACAAACCACTTCCTATGTTAACTGCGTATAAAAATTTAGGCTTTGAAATTGAAAAATTCCCAAACGCTTACCACCAATTTAAAAATGAAATTTCTTTACCATTGCATACAAGATTGACTGATGAAGATGTAACTTATGTAGCACGAAATTTTGTTGAAATTATAAATCAGGTGGTGAAGTAA
- a CDS encoding tyrosine-protein phosphatase yields the protein MIDIHNHVLPRLDDGPKNEEEMMKLLKQASSQGITGIVATPHHLHPSYSNEFNDIEKQVEKLNDKTEIKELGLTLYPGQEVRITDQIFKEIDENKIHGINYTNYILIELPSGEVPHYTKRVIYELQTKSFIPVIVHPERNKAIAKDINLLFELINIGALSQITASSLTGEMGRNIQNLVFKMIEHNLVHFVASDAHRVSQRPFGFKELFSTSKIKKYENEINIFLDNNKALVSNENVKKYRPVEYKKKKILGLF from the coding sequence ATGATAGATATCCATAATCACGTATTACCCAGATTAGACGATGGACCAAAAAACGAAGAGGAAATGATGAAATTATTAAAACAGGCTTCAAGTCAAGGAATTACTGGTATTGTTGCGACCCCTCATCATTTACATCCAAGTTATAGTAATGAATTCAATGATATAGAGAAGCAAGTTGAAAAACTAAATGACAAAACAGAAATTAAAGAGTTAGGCTTAACACTTTATCCTGGGCAAGAAGTTAGAATTACAGACCAAATTTTCAAGGAAATAGATGAAAATAAGATTCATGGAATTAATTATACTAACTATATTTTAATAGAGTTACCTTCAGGAGAAGTTCCACATTACACGAAACGGGTAATCTATGAACTTCAAACTAAAAGCTTTATTCCAGTTATTGTACATCCGGAACGTAATAAAGCAATTGCTAAGGATATTAATTTGTTATTTGAGCTTATTAATATAGGGGCATTAAGTCAAATTACAGCATCTTCTTTAACGGGTGAAATGGGTAGAAATATACAAAATTTAGTATTCAAAATGATTGAACACAACCTTGTTCATTTTGTTGCTTCTGATGCCCATAGAGTTAGTCAACGACCGTTTGGATTTAAAGAACTTTTTTCAACATCAAAAATTAAAAAATATGAAAATGAGATAAACATCTTTCTCGATAATAATAAAGCTTTAGTTTCTAACGAAAATGTTAAGAAATATAGACCGGTAGAATATAAAAAGAAAAAAATTTTAGGTTTATTCTAA
- a CDS encoding polysaccharide biosynthesis protein, producing the protein MGHVSAKKRQILLWIIDSLIVTFSVFLSYFILEPYFENYSIKKLVLISIVLLLSHHVFAQIFDLYHRAWEYASVSELLLIVKSVTWSIVTSMIVVSLITMQPPFVRLFFITWMMHLLLIGGSRLSWRVYRRIFNKKDQKKKPTLIVGAGRGGSLLIRQMIATPNMGMEPVLVVDDDSNKQNISITTGVKVQGYINDIPELVKRFRIKKIIIAIPTLSQKRLKEITALCKDIEVEVLIMPDIESVMTGQLEVNQLKKVEVEDLLGRAPVELDMAMISKELTHKTILVTGAGGSIGSEICRQICKFSPERIILLGHGENSIYLIHRELNKKYKGQFEIVPVIADVQDRELMFEIMENYQPYVVYHAAAHKHVPLMEYNPKEAVKNNINGTKNTAEAAKSAKVNKFVMISTDKAVNPPNVMGASKRVAEMIIQSLNTEDSVTDFVAVRFGNVLGSRGSVIPLFKEQIAAGGPVTVTHPEMTRYFMTIPEAARLVLQAGALATGGEVFVLDMGKPVKIIDLAKNLIRLSGFKEEDIGIEFSGIRPGEKLFEELLKEDEIHPEQVYEKIYRGKVSEVNRVVLNDFINGLNQTFSKTQLIDFANNNRGEKHE; encoded by the coding sequence GTGGGACATGTGTCTGCGAAAAAAAGACAAATTTTATTATGGATTATAGATTCACTCATAGTAACTTTCTCAGTATTTTTAAGTTATTTTATTTTAGAACCCTACTTTGAAAATTATTCAATTAAAAAATTAGTTTTAATTTCAATTGTACTGTTACTATCGCATCATGTATTTGCTCAAATTTTCGACTTATATCATAGGGCATGGGAATATGCTAGTGTAAGTGAGTTGCTTTTAATAGTTAAATCAGTAACTTGGTCTATTGTTACTTCAATGATAGTAGTCAGTTTAATTACAATGCAACCTCCGTTTGTCAGATTATTTTTTATTACATGGATGATGCACTTATTACTAATAGGCGGTTCTAGATTATCTTGGAGAGTCTATAGACGTATTTTTAATAAAAAAGATCAGAAAAAGAAACCAACTTTAATTGTTGGAGCAGGAAGAGGCGGTTCTCTTTTAATTAGACAAATGATTGCTACACCTAATATGGGAATGGAGCCTGTTCTGGTAGTTGATGATGATTCAAACAAACAAAATATTTCTATAACAACTGGAGTAAAAGTACAGGGGTACATTAATGATATTCCTGAACTAGTTAAAAGATTTAGAATCAAAAAGATTATAATAGCAATTCCAACGCTTTCTCAAAAGCGTCTCAAAGAAATCACAGCTTTATGTAAAGATATTGAAGTTGAAGTTTTAATTATGCCAGATATTGAAAGTGTGATGACAGGACAACTAGAAGTTAACCAACTTAAAAAAGTTGAAGTTGAAGACTTATTAGGTAGAGCACCAGTAGAATTAGACATGGCAATGATTTCAAAAGAACTAACACATAAAACGATTTTAGTAACTGGTGCTGGAGGTTCTATCGGTTCTGAAATTTGTAGGCAAATTTGTAAGTTCTCACCAGAACGGATAATTTTACTTGGTCACGGAGAAAACAGTATATACCTTATCCATAGAGAACTTAACAAGAAATATAAAGGGCAATTCGAAATTGTGCCTGTAATTGCCGACGTACAAGATAGAGAATTAATGTTTGAAATTATGGAAAATTACCAACCTTATGTTGTTTACCACGCTGCTGCGCACAAGCACGTACCTTTGATGGAATACAATCCGAAAGAAGCAGTGAAAAACAATATTAATGGTACTAAGAATACAGCAGAAGCTGCTAAATCAGCAAAAGTTAATAAGTTTGTAATGATATCCACAGATAAAGCAGTAAATCCGCCAAATGTGATGGGTGCTTCAAAACGTGTTGCTGAAATGATTATACAAAGCTTAAATACCGAAGATAGTGTGACTGACTTTGTAGCTGTTCGTTTTGGAAACGTGCTTGGTTCAAGAGGGTCGGTTATTCCGCTTTTTAAAGAACAAATTGCAGCCGGAGGTCCTGTTACAGTTACTCATCCAGAAATGACAAGGTATTTTATGACAATACCAGAAGCAGCCAGACTTGTGTTACAAGCGGGAGCTCTTGCTACTGGTGGAGAAGTATTTGTATTAGACATGGGTAAACCTGTTAAAATAATAGATTTAGCTAAAAACCTTATTCGTTTAAGCGGATTTAAGGAAGAAGATATAGGCATTGAATTCAGCGGGATTCGCCCAGGTGAAAAACTTTTTGAAGAGCTTTTGAAAGAGGATGAAATTCATCCGGAACAAGTTTATGAAAAGATTTATCGTGGGAAAGTCAGCGAAGTTAATAGAGTGGTTCTAAATGATTTTATTAATGGATTAAATCAGACTTTCAGTAAAACTCAGTTAATAGATTTTGCAAATAATAATAGAGGTGAAAAGCATGAATAA